CTCCAGAAGCTGCGGTAGAATTAGCAGATCAGGTAGATTTTGTTTCTTATCATTATTACAAAGAAGCCAGTAAATTTAAAGTAGCGCATCATAAATTAGCCAAAGCCGTTCCAACAAAGCCTAAATTATTACAGGAATATGGTGTTTCATCATATAAAGGATTATGGAATTTATATCGTGGTGCTAATGAACAGGGGCAGCTTGAATACTATGAAGAAATGCAAGCTATATTGTCTAAAGAAAAGATTCCTTTTATGTTCTGGACCTTATACGATTTTGAAAAAGTACCAAGTTCCGTAGCAGGTAGTCTCCCTTGGAAATCAAAAAAACAGCATTTCTTCGGTTGTTTAGATTCTTTAGGCAATCCTAAGCCTTCTTTTAAGGTATTATCAAATTTAAAATAATATAGATATTTTACTTCAAAGTACCCCGACACTATCTTGAGTTAGGGGTTTTTTTTTGATAGGGTATAAAAAAAAGGAGAGTAGACCACAACATCTCTCTCCTTTAACACACATAATCACTAACCAAAGTTATAAGTAAGTTTATTTTTTTAGGATTATGCTTCTTTAAAAGAAGGGAGAGTAGACCACAACATCTCTCTCCCTTACACACATAACCACTAACCAATCTTAAATATCGTATACTATTTTTTTTAGGGTGATAAAGTTTAAATAAAGGAGAGTAGACCACAACATCTCTCTCCTTTTATCACACATAATCACTAACCAAAATTTTGTATTGTTTTGTGTTTTTTAAAAAGGAGATTTGACTTACATCGCCTCTCCTTTCTTCACATAACCAATAATAAAAGTGTAATTATTTTAAGCCTGTTCCTCTTGTAATTTAGGTAAAGGCATTTTTTTTTCTATAATAGTATTAAAATGAGTTAAGTACATTTCTGCTATGCTAGACATTGGTAATGAACATGCAGCTGTATAATTGGTATGTCCTAAACTTCTTCTGTACGTGTCATTGGTAATTATATTCTGTATGGCATCTGCCAAAGAGGTAGAATTATCTGCATCAAAGAACTCTCCTCTATAGCCTTCTTCTTTTACTAGAATACTTAAATCTCCTAAATCAGGTAACGCAACGGCATTGCCATAACTTCCTGCTTGATGTAATACTCCAGAACTCCCTGTAGTAGATGTGTATGGAAATACGACAACAGCGCTATCCCTAAATATTTTTTCTACATCTTCCTCTGCAACATAACCAGTAAATCGTATTTGAGGTACTGCATTGTATTTTGTTTTCATTTCCTCTAAATATCCTGGTGTATTTGGGCTATCGGTTCCAGCAATAACAATTTCAATATTTTCTTGTGTTCTTTTCCGAATAAGTTCAACAGCTTCTATTAATATTTCTACTTTTTTGTAAGTGCCGAACTTTCCAAAGGCCATCACTTGTTTAGGTCCTGCTGGTAAATTATAGCTTGGAGTAGGAGGGGTTTCAAATGCACCATGCGGAATTAAAGCTATATTTTTTGCGGTATATTTTTCTTCTAGAATAGTAACATATTTACTAATTGTTACCGCAACGACATCTGAAGCAAGTACAAATCTGGTTAAAGTAGTACCTATAAAATTATATATTTTTTGTAATAGTTTATTTTCTGTAAATCCGGCACTTTTTAAATCTACTTGCTCTAAAATGTTGTGTAATAATGAAATGGTAGGAATACCTTTAAACTTACATATTGCAGGTAAAAGAAGACCTAAAGCTGCAGGGATTTTTTTATCTCCAAATTTTAAAAATTGAAGGTTAAATAATATGGCATCTGGTTTTGTTTGGTTCAACGCTTTATTGACGCTAAAAATAGTACCATAACTATTAAAACTCCAACATTCTTTCACTGTTATTTTACAACCCTCTTCAGTAAAAGCTAGCTCTTTCTCACCTTCAGTCTTATCGCAAATAAGA
This genomic stretch from Cellulophaga algicola DSM 14237 harbors:
- a CDS encoding glycosyltransferase, which encodes MKLAIVTAYPPSKVTLTEYGYHLVKHFRLQDQVTELILICDKTEGEKELAFTEEGCKITVKECWSFNSYGTIFSVNKALNQTKPDAILFNLQFLKFGDKKIPAALGLLLPAICKFKGIPTISLLHNILEQVDLKSAGFTENKLLQKIYNFIGTTLTRFVLASDVVAVTISKYVTILEEKYTAKNIALIPHGAFETPPTPSYNLPAGPKQVMAFGKFGTYKKVEILIEAVELIRKRTQENIEIVIAGTDSPNTPGYLEEMKTKYNAVPQIRFTGYVAEEDVEKIFRDSAVVVFPYTSTTGSSGVLHQAGSYGNAVALPDLGDLSILVKEEGYRGEFFDADNSTSLADAIQNIITNDTYRRSLGHTNYTAACSLPMSSIAEMYLTHFNTIIEKKMPLPKLQEEQA